From Bacillota bacterium, one genomic window encodes:
- a CDS encoding cysteine desulfurase NifS produces the protein MEIYLDNAATTPPLPEVIEAVNHVLKTAWGNPSSVHTKGVEAERIVAEARRNVAAALRARPDEILFTSGGTEANALAIKGAARARAGRYRHVITAATEHPSVFNAVESLEDEGFSVTVLPVDSEGRVRVEDVLAALRDDTGLVTLMWVNNEVGTLHPVAEIARAVKERRPDVWLHFDAVQAFGKVPIRLDEVPADLLTVSGHKIHGPKGVGALFVREGVRLAPLFGPGTQEKGIRPGTENVPGIAGFGVAAKAAADMPAEMEKTRALKNLLWERIAAAVPFAVRNGPADEAASAPHILSVSFPGLRGEVLVHALAERGVYVSTGSACSSRRRKGQRVLKALGLDERRAEGTIRLSLSRLTTAEEVEEAARRIAAVALELREFARA, from the coding sequence GTGGAGATTTACCTGGACAACGCCGCGACGACGCCGCCGTTGCCGGAGGTCATCGAGGCCGTCAATCACGTGCTGAAGACGGCATGGGGCAACCCGTCGTCCGTGCATACGAAGGGAGTCGAGGCCGAGCGCATCGTGGCCGAGGCGCGGCGCAACGTGGCTGCCGCGCTGCGGGCCCGGCCCGACGAAATCCTGTTCACCTCCGGCGGCACGGAAGCCAACGCGCTGGCCATCAAAGGCGCGGCTCGGGCTCGGGCCGGCCGGTATCGCCACGTCATAACGGCGGCCACGGAGCACCCGTCGGTGTTCAACGCCGTGGAGTCGCTGGAGGATGAAGGCTTTTCCGTGACAGTGCTGCCCGTGGACAGCGAAGGCCGCGTGCGGGTGGAGGACGTGCTCGCCGCACTGCGGGACGACACGGGCCTCGTCACGCTGATGTGGGTCAACAACGAAGTCGGGACGTTGCACCCGGTGGCGGAAATCGCCCGGGCGGTGAAGGAGCGGCGTCCCGACGTGTGGCTCCATTTCGACGCGGTGCAGGCGTTCGGCAAAGTGCCGATTCGGCTCGACGAGGTGCCCGCGGATTTGCTGACCGTCAGCGGGCACAAGATTCACGGGCCCAAAGGCGTCGGGGCGCTGTTTGTGCGGGAAGGCGTCCGGCTGGCGCCCTTGTTCGGCCCCGGCACGCAGGAGAAGGGCATCCGCCCGGGCACGGAAAACGTGCCGGGCATCGCCGGCTTCGGCGTAGCTGCGAAAGCGGCGGCCGACATGCCGGCGGAGATGGAGAAGACCCGCGCGCTCAAGAATTTGCTTTGGGAACGCATCGCCGCGGCCGTACCGTTCGCCGTGCGCAACGGGCCGGCCGACGAAGCCGCCAGCGCGCCTCACATTTTGAGCGTCTCCTTCCCCGGGCTGCGCGGGGAAGTGCTCGTACACGCGCTGGCCGAGCGCGGGGTGTACGTGTCGACCGGCTCGGCGTGCTCGTCGCGCCGGCGCAAGGGCCAGCGGGTGCTGAAGGCGCTGGGGCTCGACGAGCGGCGGGCGGAAGGGACCATTCGCCTGAGCTTGTCGCGGCTGACGACTGCGGAAGAAGTCGAGGAAGCCGCGCGGCGCATCGCGGCGGTGGCGCTGGAACTGCGCGAGTTCGCGCGCGCGTAG
- a CDS encoding cellulosome anchor protein, giving the protein MVPLLGAVALLLACGAAAGAQQLQSRVGDSVVLENEFIAIVVNARDEDTGRFSVNTTGGDPERVGDENRPLIFGTEQPPGPWTSYTTVRINGVNYVFGGPTGRRAGRLGLYGEVVEKPFIHEGREIHTVWRAGDIVVTQILSIAPGITTGRPDTARIEYRITNTGTTTVNVGLRLMLDTLLGRNDGAPFQAAGRAILTDTAFRGDSIPDYYQAFDSLANPQVVSQGTLRALDTTVPDEVYFTNWGSLADGVWEFDFVPGRDFTRAGEEFALDSAVALFWYERPLAPGETRTYVTYYGLGGITIAPGHLSVGVTSPASVEGSHNRDVLFEVRAYIENTGEWIARDTVVRLENLAPLRIVEGPASVALGDLAPRDSRQVTWRVAVPAGSSGSFTYRVSVTSSNADPNRVDRTVVVIAPAALEAALPNGEITVRDGRWGNVPLPMTARITNVGQLVAEDVVARLDTVFGLQLARGSAAERYIGPVQPGETVEVTWHLVPTGVVGNLPVSLRLTSSNASIGRLPTAFVAVPLLESVLRVTVDDEAAVRKEAVVGDLFTVYIHAENVREFYGAALELRFDPSVLQVLGGRLGVDRGRAFVVADPATGQETKLDWRTPMVDNERGVVRIAGSRAPEGGAARLSDTLAAIRFRAVGPGTTALRLATVADHPYLDPEAQAAFIAAEDGTAVDVVVQEAVVVVRDDAR; this is encoded by the coding sequence TTGGTCCCGCTGCTGGGCGCCGTGGCACTCTTGCTGGCATGCGGCGCAGCGGCCGGCGCGCAGCAGTTGCAAAGCCGCGTCGGCGACAGCGTCGTGTTGGAGAACGAGTTCATCGCCATCGTCGTCAACGCGCGCGACGAGGACACCGGGCGTTTTTCCGTCAACACCACGGGCGGCGATCCCGAGCGCGTCGGCGATGAGAACCGCCCGCTCATTTTCGGCACGGAACAGCCGCCGGGACCGTGGACGTCGTATACGACCGTGCGCATTAACGGAGTCAATTACGTGTTCGGCGGCCCTACGGGGCGGCGGGCCGGCCGTTTAGGGCTGTACGGCGAAGTCGTCGAGAAGCCGTTTATCCACGAAGGACGCGAAATCCATACGGTCTGGCGCGCAGGCGACATCGTCGTCACCCAAATCCTCAGCATCGCCCCGGGCATCACCACGGGGCGGCCGGACACGGCGCGCATCGAGTACCGGATCACCAACACCGGGACGACGACGGTGAACGTCGGCTTGCGGCTCATGCTCGACACGCTGCTGGGCCGCAACGACGGGGCGCCGTTCCAGGCGGCCGGGCGGGCCATCCTGACGGACACGGCGTTCCGCGGCGACAGCATCCCCGATTACTACCAGGCCTTTGACTCGCTGGCCAATCCGCAAGTCGTGTCGCAGGGCACGCTGCGCGCCTTGGACACCACGGTTCCCGACGAAGTGTACTTCACCAACTGGGGCAGCCTGGCCGACGGCGTGTGGGAGTTCGACTTCGTGCCCGGGCGCGACTTCACGCGCGCCGGGGAAGAGTTCGCGCTGGACAGCGCGGTGGCGCTCTTCTGGTATGAACGGCCGCTGGCGCCGGGCGAGACGCGGACATACGTGACGTACTACGGCCTGGGCGGCATCACCATCGCGCCGGGCCACCTGTCGGTCGGCGTCACGTCGCCGGCGTCGGTGGAAGGCAGCCACAACCGCGACGTCCTCTTCGAAGTGCGGGCGTACATCGAGAACACCGGCGAATGGATCGCGCGGGACACGGTGGTGCGCCTGGAAAATCTCGCGCCGCTGCGGATTGTGGAGGGTCCGGCGTCGGTGGCCCTGGGCGACCTGGCGCCGCGCGACTCTCGCCAGGTCACCTGGCGCGTGGCCGTGCCGGCCGGTTCGTCGGGTTCGTTCACGTACCGGGTCTCGGTGACCTCCAGCAACGCGGATCCGAACCGAGTCGACCGCACGGTGGTCGTCATCGCGCCGGCGGCCCTGGAGGCGGCCCTGCCCAACGGCGAGATCACGGTCCGCGACGGCCGCTGGGGCAACGTGCCGCTGCCCATGACGGCGCGGATCACCAACGTCGGCCAGCTGGTGGCGGAGGATGTGGTGGCCCGCCTGGACACGGTGTTCGGCCTGCAGCTGGCCCGCGGCAGCGCGGCGGAGCGCTACATCGGTCCCGTGCAGCCGGGCGAGACAGTCGAGGTCACCTGGCACTTGGTTCCCACGGGCGTGGTGGGCAACTTGCCGGTGTCACTGCGCCTGACGTCCAGCAACGCGTCCATCGGCCGGTTGCCGACGGCTTTCGTGGCCGTGCCGCTGCTGGAGTCGGTGCTGCGGGTGACCGTGGACGATGAGGCGGCCGTACGCAAGGAGGCGGTCGTGGGCGACTTGTTCACCGTCTACATCCACGCCGAAAACGTGCGGGAGTTTTACGGCGCGGCGCTGGAGCTGCGGTTCGATCCGTCCGTCCTGCAAGTGCTGGGCGGCCGCCTCGGCGTCGATCGCGGCCGGGCGTTCGTCGTGGCCGATCCCGCAACGGGGCAGGAGACGAAGCTTGACTGGCGTACGCCCATGGTCGACAACGAACGGGGTGTCGTGCGCATCGCCGGCAGCCGGGCGCCGGAAGGCGGGGCGGCTCGCCTGAGCGACACGCTGGCGGCCATCCGCTTCCGGGCCGTGGGCCCCGGCACGACGGCGCTGCGGCTGGCGACGGTGGCCGACCATCCGTACCTGGACCCCGAGGCGCAGGCCGCCTTCATCGCGGCGGAAGACGGCACCGCGGTGGACGTCGTGGTGCAAGAAGCCGTGGTCGTCGTGCGGGACGACGCCCGCTGA
- a CDS encoding DNA mismatch repair protein MutS, with protein sequence MATPMMAQYFAVKEQYPDAIVFFRLGDFYEMFGEDAEKASRILDIVLTSREAGSMGRIPMCGVPYHSAESYIATLVAHGFKVAICEQLEDPKQAKGLVERGVIRVVTPGTVIEQAFLNERANNYLVAVTRGRSGYGLAVCDASTGDFQVTEFSGDTALEDLLTELARLTPAECLLGPGIASDEALASAIARYCRTASPYDERAFQYEAAYRRLTEHFGVHSLDGFGCEGLPLAIQAAGAVLQYLQETQKTAATQIAAMSTYSTAAYMTLDAATRRTLELTRTWRDGNVRGSLLWVLDATQTAMGARLLRRWIEQPLLDKDAIQARLDAVEALVVRHDVRTALRDLLRGVADIERLLGRVAYKTATARDLVALRLSLERIPRIRALLEESGLVDGPLRDAAAMEDLSDVAADIAATLVDDPPATVKEGGLIRPGYSAEVDQLRDAGRRGKQWIAELEEAERQRTGIKSLKVGFNKVFGYYIEVTRPNLHLVPPDYERKQTLANAERFVTPALKEQEALILNAEDRVVELEYELFVQLRDRVAARTGQIQSAARQLAQLDVLAALAHVAVERRWVKPEIDEKLRIAIKGGRHPVVEALIPDGSFVPNDTLLDENQRLIILTGPNMAGKSTYLRQVALIVLLAQIGSFVPAERAQIGLVDRIFTRIGAADDLGTGQSTFMVEMNEAANILHHATERSLIVIDELGRGTSTYDGMALAQAIAEYIHDKIGARTLISTHYHELTRLPERLPRARNYRTEVAEHRGRIRFLYTVVPGGADRSYGLNVARMAGIPAEVLQRARKLLQELEQGRPRVAQLDLFSALFEAAAEADFAAQLVEDEIISHLRRLDIPRLTPLEALNLLAEWQAKLAAAE encoded by the coding sequence ATGGCCACGCCCATGATGGCGCAATACTTCGCCGTCAAGGAACAGTACCCCGACGCCATCGTCTTCTTCCGGCTCGGGGATTTTTACGAAATGTTCGGCGAAGACGCCGAGAAGGCCAGCCGCATCCTGGATATCGTGTTGACGTCCCGGGAAGCGGGCTCGATGGGCCGCATTCCCATGTGCGGCGTGCCGTACCACTCGGCGGAAAGCTACATCGCGACGCTGGTGGCCCACGGCTTCAAGGTGGCCATCTGCGAGCAGCTGGAAGATCCCAAGCAGGCCAAAGGGCTGGTGGAGCGGGGCGTCATTCGCGTGGTGACGCCCGGCACCGTCATCGAACAGGCCTTCTTGAACGAGCGGGCCAACAACTACCTGGTGGCGGTGACGCGGGGCCGCAGCGGGTACGGCCTGGCGGTGTGCGACGCCTCGACGGGGGACTTTCAGGTCACCGAATTTTCCGGCGACACGGCCTTGGAAGACTTGCTCACGGAGCTGGCCCGCCTGACGCCGGCCGAGTGCTTGCTGGGGCCGGGCATCGCCTCCGACGAGGCGCTGGCGTCGGCCATCGCTCGCTACTGCCGCACGGCCTCGCCTTACGACGAGCGGGCGTTTCAGTATGAGGCCGCATACCGGCGGCTGACGGAACATTTCGGCGTCCACTCGCTGGACGGCTTTGGCTGCGAGGGGCTGCCGCTGGCCATCCAAGCCGCTGGCGCGGTGCTGCAGTATTTGCAGGAGACGCAGAAGACGGCCGCGACGCAAATCGCCGCCATGTCGACCTACTCGACGGCGGCGTACATGACGCTGGATGCGGCCACCCGCCGGACGCTGGAGCTGACTCGCACGTGGCGGGACGGCAACGTGCGCGGCAGCTTGCTGTGGGTGCTGGACGCGACGCAGACCGCCATGGGGGCGCGGCTGCTGCGGCGCTGGATCGAACAGCCCCTGCTGGACAAAGACGCCATCCAGGCCCGGCTCGACGCGGTGGAAGCGCTGGTCGTGCGGCATGACGTACGGACGGCGCTGCGCGACTTGTTGCGCGGCGTGGCGGACATCGAACGGTTGCTGGGCCGCGTTGCCTACAAGACAGCGACGGCCCGCGATCTGGTCGCGCTGCGGCTGTCGCTGGAGCGCATCCCGCGCATCCGGGCGCTGCTGGAAGAATCGGGGCTGGTTGACGGGCCGCTGCGGGACGCGGCGGCCATGGAGGATTTGTCGGACGTCGCCGCCGACATCGCCGCGACGCTGGTCGACGACCCGCCGGCCACCGTCAAGGAAGGCGGGCTCATTCGGCCGGGCTACAGCGCCGAAGTGGACCAGCTCCGGGACGCCGGCCGCCGGGGCAAGCAGTGGATCGCGGAGCTGGAGGAAGCCGAGCGGCAGCGCACGGGCATCAAGTCGCTGAAGGTCGGCTTCAACAAGGTCTTCGGCTACTACATCGAAGTGACGCGCCCCAATTTGCACCTGGTGCCGCCCGACTACGAGCGCAAGCAGACGCTGGCCAACGCGGAGCGGTTCGTCACGCCCGCCCTCAAAGAGCAGGAAGCCCTCATTCTCAACGCCGAAGACCGGGTGGTCGAGCTCGAGTACGAGCTCTTCGTGCAGCTGCGCGACCGGGTGGCGGCGCGGACCGGCCAGATTCAGTCCGCGGCCCGGCAGCTGGCCCAGCTTGACGTGCTGGCCGCGCTGGCCCACGTGGCGGTGGAGCGGCGCTGGGTCAAGCCGGAGATCGACGAGAAGCTGCGCATCGCCATTAAAGGCGGGCGCCATCCCGTGGTGGAGGCGCTCATTCCCGACGGCAGCTTCGTGCCCAACGACACGCTGCTGGATGAGAACCAGCGCCTCATCATTTTGACCGGGCCCAACATGGCGGGCAAGAGCACGTACTTGCGCCAGGTAGCGCTGATCGTGCTCTTGGCGCAAATCGGCAGCTTCGTCCCCGCCGAGCGGGCGCAGATCGGGCTGGTGGACCGCATTTTCACCCGCATCGGCGCGGCCGACGATTTAGGTACCGGCCAGAGCACGTTCATGGTGGAGATGAACGAGGCCGCCAACATCCTGCACCACGCGACCGAGCGCAGTCTCATCGTCATCGACGAGCTGGGGCGGGGCACGAGCACGTACGACGGCATGGCGCTGGCGCAAGCCATCGCGGAGTACATTCACGACAAGATCGGCGCCCGGACGCTCATCTCCACCCACTACCACGAGCTGACGCGGCTGCCCGAGCGCCTGCCGCGGGCGCGCAATTACCGCACGGAAGTGGCCGAGCACCGCGGGCGCATTCGCTTCCTGTACACCGTAGTGCCGGGCGGCGCGGACCGGAGCTACGGCCTCAACGTGGCCCGCATGGCGGGCATTCCCGCGGAAGTGTTGCAGCGGGCCCGCAAGCTGCTGCAGGAGCTGGAACA
- a CDS encoding MotA/TolQ/ExbB proton channel family protein produces the protein MVDIIVKGGPVMIPLLFISVLALAVSLERLWYFFSTRVDSDDLMDEVRLNLTQGKVMQAVQVAKRSKSQVAALIATAVAYSDLPLDQLKEKLEDVGRAELFKMERRMVLLETVVNIAPLLGLLGTVTGIIRSFNVLGALEGLATPQDLSLGVAEALITTAAGLSIAIPAMAVYHWLSSIIDRRVADMNRRTAEILEIISTMRGE, from the coding sequence ATGGTCGACATAATCGTCAAGGGCGGTCCGGTCATGATCCCGCTGCTGTTCATCTCCGTGCTGGCTCTGGCGGTGTCGCTGGAGCGGCTTTGGTATTTCTTCAGCACGCGGGTGGACTCCGACGACCTGATGGACGAGGTCCGGCTCAACCTGACCCAGGGCAAAGTGATGCAAGCCGTGCAGGTGGCGAAGCGGTCCAAGAGCCAGGTGGCCGCTTTGATCGCGACGGCCGTCGCGTATTCCGATTTGCCCTTGGACCAGTTGAAGGAAAAGCTGGAGGACGTGGGCCGGGCCGAGCTGTTTAAGATGGAACGCCGGATGGTCTTGCTGGAGACCGTCGTCAACATCGCGCCGCTGCTCGGGCTGCTGGGCACCGTCACGGGGATCATCCGCAGCTTCAACGTCCTCGGCGCACTGGAAGGCCTGGCCACGCCGCAAGACCTCAGCCTAGGCGTTGCGGAGGCGCTCATTACCACGGCCGCCGGCTTGAGCATCGCCATTCCGGCGATGGCGGTGTACCACTGGCTCAGCAGCATCATCGACCGGCGGGTGGCCGACATGAACCGGCGCACCGCGGAGATTTTGGAAATCATCAGCACGATGCGGGGTGAGTGA
- the miaB gene encoding tRNA (N6-isopentenyl adenosine(37)-C2)-methylthiotransferase MiaB, which produces MALERTLPIINNPGNHIHSAAPARVPAGVRGDKKVYIVTLGCQMNELDTQTMYGLLAGIGYERTDNPAEADLILYNTCAVRENPERKVYGQVHALKELKEKNPKLIIGISGCMPQSKVERQKLWEQLPHVDLIFGTMNIHRLPELVQQVEQTGQRVMEVWDEHGDIVEGLPIIRDNKLKAFVTIIYGCDYRCSFCIVPQTRGRMRSRRAGFIINEVEQLAAEGYKEVTLLGQTVDAYGKDLGDGTTLAKLLWRLNEIEGIERLRFRTSHPKDITDELIECIRDAKKVMEDLHLPVQSGNDRILKLMGRRYTRAEYLKLVEKLRKNIPDLTLTTDIIVGFPGETEEEFEDTLSLVREVEFDNAFMFMYSPRPGTGAPNLPNPVPEEVKRERLQRLIQVQNEISARKNAALVGTVQEVLVEGQNEKEPGMLNGRTRGNKLVTFPGSPDLIGRIIPVRITRARTWTLVGEAEVPAVSTTA; this is translated from the coding sequence ATGGCCTTGGAGCGTACGCTGCCGATTATCAACAACCCTGGCAATCATATACATTCCGCCGCGCCGGCACGCGTTCCTGCCGGCGTTCGGGGCGACAAGAAGGTCTATATCGTCACCCTCGGCTGCCAGATGAACGAGCTGGACACGCAGACGATGTATGGCCTGCTGGCCGGCATCGGCTACGAGCGCACCGACAATCCGGCCGAGGCGGACTTGATCCTATACAACACGTGCGCCGTGCGTGAAAACCCGGAGCGCAAAGTGTACGGGCAAGTGCACGCGCTGAAAGAGCTGAAGGAGAAAAATCCGAAGCTCATCATCGGCATCAGCGGCTGCATGCCCCAGAGCAAGGTGGAGCGGCAGAAGCTGTGGGAGCAGCTGCCGCACGTTGACCTCATTTTCGGCACCATGAACATCCACCGCCTGCCGGAGCTGGTCCAGCAAGTGGAGCAGACCGGCCAGCGCGTCATGGAAGTGTGGGACGAGCACGGCGACATTGTCGAAGGTTTGCCGATTATCCGCGACAACAAGCTGAAGGCGTTCGTAACCATCATTTACGGCTGCGATTACCGCTGCAGCTTCTGCATCGTGCCGCAGACGCGCGGCCGCATGCGCAGCCGCCGGGCGGGCTTCATTATCAACGAGGTGGAGCAGCTGGCGGCGGAAGGCTACAAAGAAGTGACGCTGCTGGGCCAGACGGTCGACGCCTACGGGAAAGATTTGGGCGACGGCACGACGCTGGCCAAGCTGCTGTGGCGTCTGAACGAGATCGAGGGCATCGAGCGGCTGCGCTTCCGGACGTCGCACCCGAAGGATATCACGGACGAGCTCATCGAATGCATCCGGGACGCGAAGAAGGTCATGGAGGATCTGCACCTGCCGGTGCAGTCGGGCAACGACCGCATCCTGAAGCTGATGGGCCGGCGCTACACCCGGGCGGAGTATCTCAAGCTGGTGGAGAAGCTGCGCAAGAACATACCCGACCTGACGCTGACGACTGACATCATCGTGGGCTTTCCGGGCGAGACGGAGGAGGAATTCGAAGACACCCTCAGCCTCGTCCGCGAGGTGGAGTTCGACAACGCGTTCATGTTCATGTACTCGCCGCGCCCGGGCACCGGCGCGCCGAACCTGCCTAACCCGGTGCCGGAGGAAGTGAAGCGGGAGCGGCTGCAGCGGCTGATTCAGGTGCAGAACGAAATCAGCGCCCGCAAGAACGCCGCCCTGGTGGGCACCGTGCAGGAAGTGCTGGTGGAAGGCCAAAACGAGAAGGAGCCGGGCATGCTCAACGGGCGCACGCGGGGCAATAAGCTCGTCACGTTCCCCGGCAGTCCTGACCTAATCGGGCGCATTATCCCGGTCCGCATCACGCGCGCGCGCACGTGGACGTTGGTCGGCGAAGCGGAGGTGCCCGCGGTTTCAACGACCGCGTAG
- a CDS encoding N-acetyltransferase, with translation MAILQGRVSLRPITADDYPLLVKWNRDPELHELMGAAYPESIEGCADWHRQILGDRQRQLFGIEVEGIGLIGDVELDHIAWRSGDAELRIRIGEPQWRGRGFGTEAVRLLLAYAFGALRLNRVYLRVLSYNAPAIACYRKAGFKAEGVVTRRVDGDLREIVLMRILRDEFQNHNAA, from the coding sequence ATGGCGATCTTGCAAGGCCGCGTGTCGCTGCGGCCGATCACCGCCGACGACTATCCGCTGTTGGTCAAATGGAACCGCGATCCGGAGCTGCACGAGCTCATGGGCGCGGCGTACCCCGAGTCCATCGAAGGTTGCGCGGATTGGCACCGGCAAATCCTCGGCGACAGGCAACGTCAGCTGTTCGGCATCGAAGTGGAAGGCATCGGGCTTATCGGCGACGTAGAGCTGGACCACATCGCCTGGCGCAGCGGCGACGCGGAGCTGCGCATCCGCATCGGCGAGCCGCAATGGCGCGGCCGCGGCTTCGGCACCGAGGCGGTGCGGCTGCTGCTGGCCTACGCCTTCGGCGCGCTGCGGCTGAACCGCGTCTACTTGCGCGTCCTGTCGTACAACGCGCCGGCCATCGCTTGTTACAGGAAGGCGGGGTTCAAGGCCGAAGGCGTCGTGACGCGGCGCGTTGACGGAGACCTCAGGGAAATCGTACTGATGCGAATCTTGCGGGACGAGTTTCAAAACCACAACGCCGCCTGA
- a CDS encoding tRNA 4-thiouridine(8) synthase ThiI, which translates to MEQTLLIRYGEIGLKGRNRHLFEDILVGNMRAALAPDVPAKVYREYGRMFVDVDPERTAEALRRLQRVFGIVAVNPALRTPLALEAIQEAAAQLVRRPGDPARTFRVSARRANKRFPYTSQELNHLVGAYVLRHVPNLSVRMTDPDVTVTVEIRDRAAYVYAEEVAGPGGLPVGASSRALLLLSGGIDSPVAGWMAMKRGIKVHALHFHSPPFTSERAKEKVVDLCRVLAAWSPEPLPLHVVHFTEVQKEIYRKVPEELTMTVMRRFMVRVAARHAAAVGAVALVTGESVGQVASQTLESMAAINAVTTMPILRPLVAFDKQETIALAQRIGTYEISIRPYEDCCTIFVPEHPATKPALADVEAAEQALDVEGLVAQAVASIETMAVEPQPAYAV; encoded by the coding sequence GTGGAGCAGACGCTCCTCATCCGTTACGGAGAAATCGGCTTGAAGGGGCGCAACCGCCACCTGTTTGAAGACATTCTCGTCGGCAACATGCGGGCCGCGCTGGCGCCTGACGTGCCGGCCAAGGTGTACCGGGAATACGGGCGCATGTTCGTCGACGTGGACCCGGAGCGTACGGCGGAGGCGCTGCGCCGGCTGCAGCGCGTCTTCGGCATCGTCGCGGTCAACCCGGCGCTGCGCACGCCGCTGGCGTTGGAAGCCATCCAGGAGGCGGCCGCGCAGCTCGTGCGGCGGCCGGGGGATCCGGCGCGCACGTTTCGGGTCTCTGCGCGCCGGGCCAACAAGCGGTTTCCGTACACGTCGCAGGAGCTCAACCACTTGGTGGGGGCGTACGTGCTGCGCCACGTGCCGAATTTGTCCGTGCGCATGACCGATCCCGACGTGACGGTGACGGTGGAAATCCGCGACCGCGCGGCGTACGTGTATGCGGAAGAGGTGGCCGGTCCCGGGGGCTTGCCCGTCGGCGCGAGCAGCCGCGCGCTGCTGTTGCTCTCGGGCGGCATCGACAGCCCGGTGGCCGGCTGGATGGCCATGAAGCGGGGCATCAAGGTGCACGCCTTGCATTTCCACAGCCCACCTTTCACCAGCGAGCGGGCCAAAGAAAAAGTCGTGGACTTGTGCCGCGTGCTGGCGGCGTGGAGCCCGGAGCCGCTGCCCCTGCACGTGGTGCACTTTACGGAAGTGCAAAAAGAGATTTACCGGAAAGTGCCCGAAGAGCTGACCATGACGGTGATGCGGCGTTTCATGGTGCGCGTCGCCGCGCGGCACGCCGCGGCCGTCGGCGCGGTGGCGCTCGTCACGGGCGAAAGCGTGGGCCAGGTGGCCAGCCAGACGCTGGAGAGCATGGCCGCCATCAATGCCGTGACGACGATGCCGATTTTGCGGCCGCTGGTGGCCTTCGACAAGCAGGAGACCATCGCCCTCGCGCAGCGCATCGGCACGTATGAGATTTCCATTCGCCCGTACGAAGACTGCTGCACGATTTTCGTGCCCGAGCACCCGGCGACGAAGCCCGCCCTGGCGGACGTGGAAGCCGCTGAGCAGGCGCTGGACGTGGAAGGACTGGTCGCGCAGGCCGTGGCAAGCATCGAAACCATGGCCGTGGAGCCGCAGCCCGCGTACGCCGTGTGA
- a CDS encoding RNA polymerase sigma-G factor (sigma factors are initiation factors that promote the attachment of RNA polymerase to specific initiation sites and are then released; this sigma factor is responsible for the expression of sporulation specific genes and is expressed after engulfment; this factor is involved in the transcription of small acid-soluble proteins involved in protecting the forespore chromatin) gives MAQVPDTAAGAPDETRRLIAQAQAGDAAAREELVRANLRLVAAVAQRFRTSGVDLDDLFQVGCIGLIKAIDGFDPAYEVRFSTYAVPVIMGEMRQYLRRQRSPLHLGARLASLQREVAACEERLAARLERQPTVGEIASELNVDAEEVAAAVAARAVTSLDEPLYPDDGDAVSLGDRLAGGEDWERLVENVALHAALARLSEWERRLVVLRFFEDKSQAETARALGVSQAHVSRSERRILQFFRETLGSAS, from the coding sequence GTGGCCCAGGTGCCGGACACGGCGGCCGGTGCGCCGGACGAAACGCGGCGGCTCATCGCACAGGCGCAGGCGGGCGACGCGGCGGCCAGGGAGGAGCTGGTGCGGGCCAATTTGCGGCTGGTGGCCGCGGTGGCGCAGCGCTTTCGCACCAGCGGCGTTGACCTGGACGACTTGTTTCAAGTAGGCTGCATCGGCCTCATCAAAGCCATCGACGGCTTCGATCCCGCCTACGAGGTGCGCTTTTCCACTTACGCGGTGCCGGTCATCATGGGCGAGATGCGGCAATATCTGCGCCGGCAGCGGAGTCCCTTGCACCTGGGCGCGCGGCTCGCGAGCCTGCAGCGGGAAGTGGCGGCTTGCGAGGAGCGGCTGGCGGCTCGCCTGGAGAGGCAGCCGACGGTGGGGGAGATCGCCTCCGAGCTGAACGTCGACGCCGAGGAAGTGGCGGCGGCCGTGGCGGCGCGGGCGGTCACGTCGCTGGACGAGCCCTTGTATCCTGACGACGGCGACGCCGTCTCGCTCGGAGACCGCCTGGCCGGCGGCGAAGACTGGGAGCGGCTGGTGGAAAACGTCGCCCTGCACGCCGCGCTGGCGCGGCTGTCGGAATGGGAGCGCAGGTTGGTCGTTCTCCGGTTTTTCGAAGACAAGTCCCAGGCCGAAACGGCCCGGGCCCTGGGCGTTTCCCAGGCGCACGTGTCACGCTCGGAACGCCGGATTTTGCAGTTTTTTCGCGAAACGCTCGGATCCGCTTCGTAA